A DNA window from Vibrio sp. CDRSL-10 TSBA contains the following coding sequences:
- a CDS encoding LysR family transcriptional regulator — translation MDRLQCDRMFVAVMELGSFARAAQRLNISSGQASKLISRLEQDLGVQLFKRSTRSLAATEVGQAYYERIKRIVDDLDETGRLDS, via the coding sequence ATGGACAGGCTGCAGTGCGATCGTATGTTTGTGGCAGTGATGGAGCTGGGCAGCTTTGCCCGCGCCGCGCAAAGGCTCAATATCAGTAGCGGACAGGCATCGAAACTTATTTCCCGTCTTGAGCAGGATTTAGGGGTCCAGCTGTTTAAACGCTCGACCCGCTCTCTCGCGGCCACTGAAGTGGGTCAGGCTTATTATGAACGCATCAAACGCATTGTTGACGATCTCGATGAAACTGGACGACTCGATTCGTAA
- a CDS encoding substrate binding domain-containing protein, with protein MKLDDSIRNASRQPSGRLRIAAPVTFGQSQLAPCLIDFSTQYPEIDLDVRFSDRSVNIVEEGFDLALRIGQLTDSSLIARKLCDVRVLTLASAQYLSQYGTPQHWRELASHNCIIDTNFRDPFRWPYINAQQIVEEMPVNGRLKFSNADVCLEAACAGLGIARLPTFVAADAIRRNKLVPILSDYEVPPIGLFALYPPAKHLAQSSRTFIDFLVARFSAGPTWE; from the coding sequence ATGAAACTGGACGACTCGATTCGTAACGCTTCACGTCAGCCTTCGGGCCGGCTGCGTATCGCTGCTCCCGTGACATTTGGCCAAAGCCAGTTAGCCCCTTGCCTGATTGATTTTTCTACCCAGTATCCCGAGATTGATCTCGATGTGCGCTTCTCCGATCGCAGCGTCAACATTGTTGAGGAAGGTTTCGATCTCGCTTTGCGCATTGGTCAACTGACAGACTCCAGCCTGATCGCACGCAAATTGTGTGATGTCCGGGTGTTAACCCTGGCTTCTGCGCAATATCTCAGTCAATACGGCACACCGCAGCACTGGCGGGAGCTCGCCAGCCATAACTGTATTATCGACACCAACTTCCGCGACCCGTTTCGCTGGCCCTATATTAACGCCCAGCAAATCGTCGAGGAAATGCCGGTAAACGGCCGGCTCAAATTTTCCAACGCGGATGTGTGTCTGGAAGCTGCTTGTGCAGGACTGGGCATCGCCCGCCTGCCGACCTTCGTGGCCGCCGATGCGATCCGGCGTAATAAATTAGTGCCGATTCTAAGTGACTATGAAGTACCGCCGATCGGGCTTTTCGCGCTCTATCCGCCCGCCAAGCATCTCGCGCAGTCGTCGCGTACTTTCATTGATTTTCTCGTCGCCCGCTTTAGCGCCGGTCCAACCTGGGAGTAA
- a CDS encoding dienelactone hydrolase family protein: MTKKIVIFLHGVGSSGADLERLGDYWASSMPDVTFLSPNGPFPFDQGNGYQWFSINGVNEVNRAIRVHDARAALDKTLNDLLLEHGATWEKDQIVLVGFSQGTIMSLDVVASNRLPVHAVVGFSGRLASPQPHEVNTRAPLLLIHGKADPVIPFSETEKAAQQLKAQGVKVTTIFEEGIPHTISQQGAKQAAQFIRQCFDIA; encoded by the coding sequence ATGACTAAGAAAATTGTGATATTTCTGCACGGCGTTGGCAGCTCAGGCGCAGATCTGGAGCGTTTAGGTGATTACTGGGCAAGCTCTATGCCCGACGTGACATTTTTGTCTCCGAACGGCCCGTTTCCCTTCGATCAGGGCAATGGTTATCAGTGGTTTAGCATCAACGGTGTTAACGAAGTAAACCGGGCTATCCGGGTTCATGATGCCCGTGCGGCACTGGATAAAACGCTGAACGATCTGCTGCTGGAACATGGCGCAACATGGGAAAAAGACCAGATTGTGCTGGTTGGTTTTTCTCAGGGTACGATTATGTCTCTGGATGTTGTAGCCAGTAACCGCTTACCCGTGCACGCCGTGGTCGGATTTTCCGGCCGCCTGGCCTCTCCGCAACCGCATGAGGTGAATACCCGGGCACCATTGCTGCTCATTCATGGTAAAGCGGATCCGGTCATCCCGTTCAGTGAAACAGAAAAAGCAGCTCAGCAGCTCAAAGCACAAGGTGTCAAAGTGACGACCATCTTTGAAGAGGGTATTCCGCATACCATCTCTCAGCAAGGCGCCAAGCAGGCTGCGCAATTTATTCGTCAGTGCTTTGATATCGCCTGA
- the leuE gene encoding leucine efflux protein LeuE has product MLEMFGVINIWTYLAGLTMIILAPGPNSLYVLKSSSSFGVKAGYKAASGVLIGDAILILLSYLGVASLIQASPVLFTVIRYLGAAYLLYLGLKIIHQLLRKDAVDEDGVERPKKSENIFVKSLSLSLTNPKAILFYVSFFIQFIDYTYDHTWISYLILATILEVFSIVYLSALIFLGTSLTQMFRNHKRLSQVGNGILGMFFMGFAARLASLS; this is encoded by the coding sequence ATGTTAGAGATGTTTGGGGTGATCAATATTTGGACGTATCTGGCCGGTTTAACCATGATCATTCTCGCGCCCGGCCCTAACTCCCTGTATGTGTTGAAATCAAGCTCGTCGTTTGGTGTTAAAGCCGGCTACAAAGCAGCCAGCGGCGTATTGATTGGTGATGCAATCCTTATTCTGCTCTCTTATCTTGGGGTGGCGTCCCTGATTCAGGCATCACCGGTGCTATTTACTGTGATTCGTTATCTGGGTGCCGCTTATCTGCTGTATCTGGGGCTGAAAATCATCCATCAGTTGCTGCGTAAAGATGCAGTGGATGAGGATGGGGTAGAGCGTCCGAAGAAGAGTGAAAATATCTTTGTGAAGTCGCTGTCACTGAGCCTGACCAATCCGAAAGCGATTCTGTTTTATGTGTCGTTTTTCATTCAGTTTATTGATTACACCTATGATCACACCTGGATCTCTTACCTGATTCTGGCCACTATTCTGGAAGTTTTCAGCATCGTTTATCTGAGTGCGCTGATTTTCCTTGGTACTTCGTTAACCCAGATGTTCCGTAATCATAAGCGCTTGTCACAAGTAGGCAATGGTATCCTCGGTATGTTCTTTATGGGATTTGCCGCGCGTCTGGCAAGCCTGAGCTAG
- a CDS encoding DUF3100 domain-containing protein — translation MDSLKGQLGNWRLHLTVVIIAVISELIGIIKVPLGSSSVVLLPLFYAFIFGLLVNPNVVKKAKVILTSKHAEKATPIIIISVLPFLAKFGTLIGPSLNKILEIGPAMILQELGNLGTILIAMPLAILVLKMGREAVGACFSIAREPNIALISDKYGLKSPEGIGVMGVYVMGTMFGTLYFGILASLLASTGWFDPRALAMACGVGSGSMTAACSAALGASLPAMKEEILALAGASNLLTNATGLFVGLFIALPLTEKLYRLLTGNKAAAPSAPQASTPQEISNTRK, via the coding sequence ATGGATAGTTTGAAAGGCCAGCTTGGTAACTGGCGTCTGCACCTCACGGTCGTTATTATTGCCGTCATCTCAGAACTGATAGGAATTATTAAGGTGCCACTCGGCAGCAGCAGTGTTGTGTTATTACCGCTGTTCTATGCCTTTATATTCGGTTTATTAGTCAATCCGAACGTGGTCAAAAAAGCCAAAGTCATTCTGACGTCCAAACATGCTGAAAAAGCCACCCCCATTATTATTATTTCTGTACTGCCTTTCCTGGCTAAATTCGGCACCCTTATTGGCCCGTCTTTGAATAAAATTCTCGAGATCGGTCCGGCGATGATACTGCAGGAACTCGGTAACCTGGGCACGATTTTAATTGCGATGCCACTGGCCATCCTGGTTCTGAAAATGGGCCGTGAAGCCGTCGGGGCCTGTTTTTCTATCGCTCGCGAACCGAATATCGCGCTGATTTCTGATAAGTACGGTTTAAAAAGTCCGGAAGGCATCGGAGTTATGGGCGTCTACGTCATGGGTACCATGTTCGGTACACTCTATTTCGGAATTCTCGCCTCGCTCCTGGCTTCAACCGGATGGTTTGACCCTCGTGCACTGGCGATGGCCTGTGGTGTTGGCAGTGGCAGTATGACCGCCGCTTGTTCTGCCGCACTGGGCGCATCACTGCCGGCAATGAAAGAAGAGATCCTGGCTCTGGCCGGCGCAAGTAACCTGCTGACCAACGCCACTGGCCTGTTTGTCGGTCTGTTTATTGCCCTGCCCCTGACGGAAAAACTGTATCGCCTGCTGACTGGTAACAAAGCCGCCGCTCCATCAGCGCCACAAGCATCAACGCCACAAGAAATCAGCAACACAAGGAAGTGA
- a CDS encoding amidohydrolase, producing the protein MPNYISQHSEQHQQLVKWRRDLHAHPETAYEEFRTADKVAEILSSLGLEVDRGLGGTGVVATLRGNQGDGPTIGIRADMDALDLDELNTFDHCSKHQGKMHACGHDGHTTMLLGAAVALAQDPVFKGTVNFIFQPAEENEAGAKAMIADGLFERFPMSQVYGLHNWPALPAGEAAVHYGAVMAAFRYL; encoded by the coding sequence ATGCCAAATTATATTAGTCAGCATTCAGAACAACATCAGCAACTGGTGAAGTGGAGACGCGATCTCCACGCTCACCCGGAAACCGCCTATGAGGAGTTCCGTACGGCGGATAAAGTCGCCGAGATCCTTTCCTCGCTTGGCCTGGAAGTCGACCGAGGCCTGGGCGGCACCGGTGTGGTCGCCACCCTGCGCGGTAATCAGGGCGATGGCCCGACCATAGGTATTCGTGCCGACATGGATGCACTCGACCTCGATGAACTCAACACCTTCGATCACTGCTCCAAGCATCAGGGCAAAATGCACGCCTGTGGCCACGACGGTCACACCACCATGCTGCTTGGCGCTGCGGTCGCGCTGGCCCAGGATCCTGTATTTAAAGGCACGGTGAACTTTATTTTCCAGCCGGCAGAAGAGAACGAGGCCGGCGCCAAAGCGATGATCGCTGACGGCCTGTTTGAACGTTTTCCTATGTCGCAGGTGTATGGTCTGCACAACTGGCCGGCTCTGCCTGCAGGTGAAGCTGCTGTGCATTACGGCGCAGTAATGGCCGCGTTTCGATACCTTTGA
- a CDS encoding amidohydrolase: MTGIGGHGAMPHQTVDPVYASSLIVSALQGIISRNLDPQKSGVISVTQIHGGHAYNVIPEQVTLKGTTRSFCPEVRDLIETRMHEVVRTIAQAQGCRADITYTRRYPATINTVDEAKHCQAVLEAMPEVQQVHINPPASMGGEDFAFMLEKLPGAYIWLGNGSADHSHNLHSPNYDFNDEVLPIGANFWVRLVQHLLAN; this comes from the coding sequence GTGACTGGTATCGGTGGTCATGGTGCCATGCCGCACCAGACGGTTGACCCTGTGTATGCATCAAGCCTGATCGTCAGTGCCCTGCAAGGCATCATCAGCCGTAACCTGGATCCGCAAAAATCCGGCGTGATCAGTGTGACCCAGATTCACGGCGGCCACGCTTATAACGTCATTCCGGAACAGGTGACCCTGAAAGGCACTACCCGTTCATTCTGTCCTGAGGTTCGAGACCTGATTGAAACGCGGATGCACGAAGTGGTCAGAACGATTGCCCAGGCACAAGGATGCCGTGCAGACATCACCTACACGCGCCGCTATCCGGCCACCATCAACACGGTGGATGAGGCGAAGCATTGTCAGGCAGTGCTGGAAGCCATGCCGGAAGTGCAGCAGGTACATATCAACCCACCAGCCAGCATGGGCGGTGAAGATTTTGCCTTTATGCTGGAAAAATTGCCGGGTGCGTATATCTGGCTGGGTAACGGCAGTGCTGACCATTCACATAATCTGCACAGTCCGAATTATGACTTCAATGATGAAGTTCTGCC